From Chiloscyllium punctatum isolate Juve2018m chromosome 36, sChiPun1.3, whole genome shotgun sequence, the proteins below share one genomic window:
- the LOC140461014 gene encoding uncharacterized protein, with product MEGESAIHSGEKPYVCSVCGRGFSRSSGLLRHQRSDTVEKPWKCGNCGKGFKSPSELETHRRSHTGERPFTCSECGKGFTQSSTLLRHQRVHTGERPFPCSECGKEFTRLSILLRHQTIHTGERPFTCSDCGKRFTQSSTLLIHQRLHTGERLFTCPECGKGFTQSSNLLRHRRVHTDERPFQCPDCGKGYKSSGELMSHQRVHTNERPFRCSHCGTGFKHSSQLTVHQRAHTGERPFTCSECGKGFTRSSHLLGHKRVHK from the coding sequence ATGGAAGGAGAAAGCGCCATTCACAGCGGGGAGAAACCGTACGTCTGTTCTGTGTGTGGTCGAGGCTTCAGCCGGTCATCCGGCCTGTTGAGACATCAACGCAGTGACAcggtggagaaaccgtggaaatgcggcaactgtgggaaaggattcaaatCCCCTTCTGAGCTGGAAACTCaccggcgcagtcacaccggggagaggcccttcacctGCTCGGAGTGTGGCAAGGGGTTCACCCAGTCttccaccctgctgaggcaccagcgcgtTCACACCGGAGAGAGACCGTTCCCCTGCTCCGAGTGCGGGAAGGAATTCACCCGGTTGTCCATCTTGCTGAGACACCAGAccattcacaccggggagaggccgttcacctgctccgaCTGTGGGAAGAGGTTCACTCAGTCGTCCACCCTCCTGATACACCAGCGacttcacaccggggagaggctgttcacctgccctgagtgcgggaagggcttcactcAGTCGTCCAACTTACTGAGACACCGGCGCGTTCACACCGACGAGAGACCTTTTCAGTGCCCAGACTGTGGGAAGGGCTACAAAAGCTCCGGGGAACTGATGTCCCATCAACGCGTCCACACGAACGAGAGACCGTTCAGGTGCTCCCACTGCGGGACTGGGTTCAAGCACTCCTCTCAGCTCACTGTCCACCAGCGTGCTCACACCggtgagaggccattcacctgctcggagtgcgggaagggattcactcggtCATCCCACCTTCTTGGGCATAAGCGCGTTCACAAATAA